The following are from one region of the Salmo trutta chromosome 22, fSalTru1.1, whole genome shotgun sequence genome:
- the LOC115158396 gene encoding tyrosine-protein kinase ABL2 isoform X1, whose amino-acid sequence MGQQVGRVGEGASTGLPPPQQQQQHPGKGNRGNAGRRPREVSNVSTGTPTGRVAAVNVPDPAINIFTQHSGLLLRVPLDPVRLILSSHLGWTVMQQALHRPFGLDSAALTEAVRWSSKENLLGAAESDPNLFVALYDFVASGDNTLSITKGEKLRVLGYNQNGEWSEVRSKNGQGWVPSNYITPVNSLEKHSWYHGPVSRSAAEYLLSSLINGSFLVRESESSPGQLSISLRYEGRVYHYRINTASDGKVYVTAESRFSTLAELVHHHSTVADGLVTTLHYPAPKCNKPTVYGVSPIHDKWEMERTDITMKHKLGGGQYGEVYVGVWKKYNLTVAVKTLKEDTMEVEEFLKEAAVMKEVKHPNLVQLLGVCTLEPPFYIVTEYMPHGNLLDYLRECDREEVNAVVLLYMATQISSAMEYLEKKNFIHRDLAARNCLVGENSVVKVADFGLSRLMTGDTYTAHAGAKFPIKWTAPESLAYNTFSIKSDVWAFGVLLWEIATYGMSPYPGIDLSQVYDLLEKGYRMEQPEGCPPKVHELMRACWQWSPLDRPSFAETHQAFETMFHDSSISEEVAEELCKTASSGHGPSPHSFNHDMPLLPSKSRTLKKHTENKENIEGGLDCRQETHTASTHSPSGLAATLLAGDGRSGSSPALPRKQRDKSPSSLLEDSQETTFTRDRKAGFFSSFMKKKSSSNSPSSQLQQSLPTPPKRSSSFREMETQPHKKYEPTTGFSAPPPPLPQADGLGFSPSHGEGNHIQSRCCGATFGQKASANHTSGAPPSQVGSSSSSSWAGLAGFFTPRLIKKTLGLRTGKSTGTEEGNGGTKPFPRSNSTSSMSAGLPDLERMALTLPRNRSKPPLERTASTTSQPENGAAHTSETLLRKMDEGTAQIRDRPKAKLLPRVVGGSSGVVRAPGVGSEADSYCPSGTLRGREVQEAGGQDRQGWSSPSKTVGSGLSAAPHNHKVPVLISPTLKHGSADVHLVGMDSQGNRFKLLSEHQADRDRPRLVKPKCAPPPPPTLRLLGHSYSGDGEEQVGVAVEVNGDGVKRPGRVREVGTGRPSVPPPQVPPPPSASSSSANNTTPTKMANGATSTGSSTVPSGGSKLLRRTRQQAERVQPEKISKEALLECAECLRGALHSSPEPSSSSQVLDAAHQLLDYCSGYVDCIPQMRNKFAFREAVGKLELSLQELRASSSSGSGGAFSGPGASPALDNLHTCIKEISDVVQR is encoded by the exons aGGCCCTCCACCGGCCCTTCGGCCTGGACTCGGCAGCGTTGACGGAGGCGGTGCGCTGGAGCTCCAAGGAGAACTTGCTGGGTGCTGCCGAGAGCGACCCTAACCTCTTTGTTGCACTTTATGACTTTGTTGCCAGTGGCGACAACACACTGAGCATTACAAAAG GTGAGAAGCTGAGGGTGCTAGGCTACAACCAGAATGGGGAGTGGAGCGAGGTGCGCTCCAAGAACGGCCAGGGCTGGGTGCCAAGCAACTACATCACGCCCGTCAACAGCCTGGAGAAGCACAGCTGGTACCACGGGCCCGTTTCGCGCAGCGCTGCAGAATACCTGCTAAGCAGCCTCATCAACGGCAGCTTCCTGGTCCGCGAGAGCGAGAGCAGCCCAGGACAGCTGTCGATCTCCCTGCGCTACGAGGGGCGTGTCTACCACTACCGCATCAACACCGCCTCAGATGGCAAG GTTTACGTCACAGCAGAGAGCCGCTTCAGCACCCTGGCCGAACTGGTCCACCACCACTCCACCGTGGCCGACGGCCTGGTCACCACGCTCCACTACCCGGCACCCAAGTGCAACAAGCCCACCGTCTACGGTGTGTCACCCATCCACGACAAGTGGGAGATGGAGCGCACCGACATCACCATGAAGCACAAGCTGGGAGGGGGGCAGTACGGAGAGGTGTACGTGGGAGTCTGGAAGAAATACAACCTCACCGTCGCAGTCAAAACACTCAAG GAGGACACTATGGAGGTGGAGGAATTCCTGAAAGAGGCAGCAGTCATGAAGGAGGTGAAACATCCCAACCTGGTGCAGCTGCTAG GTGTGTGTACGTTGGAGCCTCCCTTCTACATCGTGACAGAGTACATGCCCCACGGCAACCTGCTGGACTACCTGAGGGAGTGTGACCGGGAGGAGGTGAATGCTGTGGTGCTGCTCTACATGGCCACGCAGATCTCCTCCGCCATGGAGTACCTGGAGAAGAAGAACTTCATCCACCGGGACCTGGCGGCCAGGAACTGTCTGGTGGGGGAGAACAGCGTGGTGAAGGTGGCTGACTTTGGGCTGAGCAGGCTGATGACGGGGGACACGTACACGGCCCACGCCGGAGCCAAGTTCCCCATCAAGTGGACCGCCCCCGAGAGCCTGGCCTACAACACCTTTTCTATCAAGTCTGATGTGTGGG CTTTCGGTGTGCTGCTGTGGGAGATAGCGACGTACGGTATGTCTCCGTACCCAGGGATCGACCTGTCTCAGGTATACGATCTGCTGGAGAAGGGCTACCGCATGGAGCAGCCAGAGGGCTGTCCGCCCAAGGTCCACGAGCTGATGAGAGCCT gctggcaATGGAGCCCGTTGGACCGACCCTCGTTTGCAGAAACCCACCAGGCTTTTGAGACAATGTTCCACGATTCCAGCATCTCCGAAG aggtaGCAGAGGAGCTGTGTAAGACTGCCTCCTCTGGCCACGGCCCGTCACCACACTCCTTCAACCACGACATGCCCCTGCTGCCCTCCAAGTCGCGCACGCTCAAGAAGCATACGGAGAACAAGGAGAACATCGAGGGGGGTCTGGATTGCAggcaggagacacacacagccagcacCCACAGCCCCTCAG GTCTGGCAGCCACTCTGCTGGCAGGGGATGGCCGGTCAGGGAGCTCTCCTGCTCTGCCTCGGAAACAGAGGGACAAATCCCCCAGCAGCCTCTTGGAGGACTCCCAGGAGACCACGTTCACACGGGACCGCAAGGCTGGCTTCTTCAGTTCTTTCATGAAGAAGAAGTCTTCCTCCAACTCTCCCTCCTCCCAGCTGCAGCAGAGCCTGCCTACACCGCCCAAGAGGAGCAGCTCGTTCAGGGAGATGGAGACCCAGCCTCACAAGAAGTATGAGCCCACGACTGGCTTCAGCGCACCTCCTCCCCCCCTTCCCCAGGCAGATGGCCTGGGCTTTTCACCGTCCCACGGAGAGGGGAACCACATCCAGTCACGCTGCTGTGGAGCCACTTTTGGACAAAAGGCCTCTGCCAACCACACCTCTGGGGCCCCGCCCTCACAGGTgggcagtagtagcagcagcagctggGCAGGCCTGGCAGGCTTCTTCACCCCCCGCCTCATCAAAAAGACCTTAGGGCTACGGACTGGCAAGTCTACTGGGACCGAGGAGGGGAATGGGGGAACCAAGCCCTTCCCCAGGTCTAATTCCACCTCCTCCATGTCTGCAGGGCTGCCTGACCTGGAGAGGATGGCTCTGACTTTACCCAGGAACCGCAGTAAGCCTCCTCTAGAGCGCACTGCCTCCACCACCTCGCAGCCTGAGAACGGGGCAGCACACACCTCTGAGACCCTTCTCCGTAAGATGGATGAGGGCACAGCTCAGATCAGGGACCGGCCTAAAGCCAAGCTGCTTCCCCGAGTGGTGGGGGGGAGCTCTGGGGTGGTGAGAGCTCCTGGCGTTGGGAGTGAGGCAGATTCATATTGTCCCTCGGGGACCCTACGGGGTAGGGAGGTTCAGGAGGCAGGAGGACAGGACCGTCAGGGATGGTCGTCCCCCTCCAAAACAGTGGGATCGGGCCTGTCAGCGGCTCCACACAACCACAAGGTTCCAGTGCTGATCTCGCCCACACTCAAGCATGGCTCGGCCGATGTGCACCTGGTGGGGATGGACTCTCAGGGGAATCGCTTCAAACTACTATCAGAGCATCAGGCGGACCGGGACCGACCACGGCTGGTCAAGCCTAAATGTGCCCCACCTCCCCCTCCCACTCTGCGCCTCCTTGGACACTCCTACAGCGGGGATGGAGAGGAGCAGGTCGGGGTGGCTGTGGAGGTCAATGGTGATGGGGTGAAAAGGCCGGGAAGAGTAAGGGAAGTTGGAACAGGGAGACCGTCAGTGCCGCCACCACAAGTGCCTCCACCTCcttcagcctcctcttcctctgccaACAACACTACCCCTACTAAGATGGCTAACGGTGCCACCAGCACTGGCTCATCCACAGTCCCCTCTGGTGGCTCTAAGCTTCTGCGTCGGACTCGGCAGCAGGCAGAGAGGGTTCAACCGGAGAAGATCAGTAAGGAGGCTCTGCTGGAGTGTGCTGAGTGCCTGAGAGGTGCCCTCCACAGCAGCCCTGAGCCCTCCTCCAGCAGCCAGGTCCTAGACGCTGCTCATCAGCTGCTAGACTACTGCTCAGGCTACGTGGACTGCATCCCACAGATGCGGAACAAGTTTGCCTTCCGGGAGGCCGTGGGCAAATTAGAGCTCAGTTTGCAGGAGCTGCGGGCATCGTCCTCCTCTGGAAGCGGAGGAGCATTCAGTGGCCCAGGGGCTAGCCCTGCTCTGGACAACTTGCACACCTGCATCAAGGAAATTAGTGATGTGGTTCAGAGGTAG
- the LOC115158396 gene encoding tyrosine-protein kinase ABL2 isoform X2, translating to MGQQVGRVGEGASTGLPPPQQQQQHPGKGNRGNAGRRPREVSNVSTGTPTGRVAAVNVPDPAINIFTQHSEALHRPFGLDSAALTEAVRWSSKENLLGAAESDPNLFVALYDFVASGDNTLSITKGEKLRVLGYNQNGEWSEVRSKNGQGWVPSNYITPVNSLEKHSWYHGPVSRSAAEYLLSSLINGSFLVRESESSPGQLSISLRYEGRVYHYRINTASDGKVYVTAESRFSTLAELVHHHSTVADGLVTTLHYPAPKCNKPTVYGVSPIHDKWEMERTDITMKHKLGGGQYGEVYVGVWKKYNLTVAVKTLKEDTMEVEEFLKEAAVMKEVKHPNLVQLLGVCTLEPPFYIVTEYMPHGNLLDYLRECDREEVNAVVLLYMATQISSAMEYLEKKNFIHRDLAARNCLVGENSVVKVADFGLSRLMTGDTYTAHAGAKFPIKWTAPESLAYNTFSIKSDVWAFGVLLWEIATYGMSPYPGIDLSQVYDLLEKGYRMEQPEGCPPKVHELMRACWQWSPLDRPSFAETHQAFETMFHDSSISEEVAEELCKTASSGHGPSPHSFNHDMPLLPSKSRTLKKHTENKENIEGGLDCRQETHTASTHSPSGLAATLLAGDGRSGSSPALPRKQRDKSPSSLLEDSQETTFTRDRKAGFFSSFMKKKSSSNSPSSQLQQSLPTPPKRSSSFREMETQPHKKYEPTTGFSAPPPPLPQADGLGFSPSHGEGNHIQSRCCGATFGQKASANHTSGAPPSQVGSSSSSSWAGLAGFFTPRLIKKTLGLRTGKSTGTEEGNGGTKPFPRSNSTSSMSAGLPDLERMALTLPRNRSKPPLERTASTTSQPENGAAHTSETLLRKMDEGTAQIRDRPKAKLLPRVVGGSSGVVRAPGVGSEADSYCPSGTLRGREVQEAGGQDRQGWSSPSKTVGSGLSAAPHNHKVPVLISPTLKHGSADVHLVGMDSQGNRFKLLSEHQADRDRPRLVKPKCAPPPPPTLRLLGHSYSGDGEEQVGVAVEVNGDGVKRPGRVREVGTGRPSVPPPQVPPPPSASSSSANNTTPTKMANGATSTGSSTVPSGGSKLLRRTRQQAERVQPEKISKEALLECAECLRGALHSSPEPSSSSQVLDAAHQLLDYCSGYVDCIPQMRNKFAFREAVGKLELSLQELRASSSSGSGGAFSGPGASPALDNLHTCIKEISDVVQR from the exons aGGCCCTCCACCGGCCCTTCGGCCTGGACTCGGCAGCGTTGACGGAGGCGGTGCGCTGGAGCTCCAAGGAGAACTTGCTGGGTGCTGCCGAGAGCGACCCTAACCTCTTTGTTGCACTTTATGACTTTGTTGCCAGTGGCGACAACACACTGAGCATTACAAAAG GTGAGAAGCTGAGGGTGCTAGGCTACAACCAGAATGGGGAGTGGAGCGAGGTGCGCTCCAAGAACGGCCAGGGCTGGGTGCCAAGCAACTACATCACGCCCGTCAACAGCCTGGAGAAGCACAGCTGGTACCACGGGCCCGTTTCGCGCAGCGCTGCAGAATACCTGCTAAGCAGCCTCATCAACGGCAGCTTCCTGGTCCGCGAGAGCGAGAGCAGCCCAGGACAGCTGTCGATCTCCCTGCGCTACGAGGGGCGTGTCTACCACTACCGCATCAACACCGCCTCAGATGGCAAG GTTTACGTCACAGCAGAGAGCCGCTTCAGCACCCTGGCCGAACTGGTCCACCACCACTCCACCGTGGCCGACGGCCTGGTCACCACGCTCCACTACCCGGCACCCAAGTGCAACAAGCCCACCGTCTACGGTGTGTCACCCATCCACGACAAGTGGGAGATGGAGCGCACCGACATCACCATGAAGCACAAGCTGGGAGGGGGGCAGTACGGAGAGGTGTACGTGGGAGTCTGGAAGAAATACAACCTCACCGTCGCAGTCAAAACACTCAAG GAGGACACTATGGAGGTGGAGGAATTCCTGAAAGAGGCAGCAGTCATGAAGGAGGTGAAACATCCCAACCTGGTGCAGCTGCTAG GTGTGTGTACGTTGGAGCCTCCCTTCTACATCGTGACAGAGTACATGCCCCACGGCAACCTGCTGGACTACCTGAGGGAGTGTGACCGGGAGGAGGTGAATGCTGTGGTGCTGCTCTACATGGCCACGCAGATCTCCTCCGCCATGGAGTACCTGGAGAAGAAGAACTTCATCCACCGGGACCTGGCGGCCAGGAACTGTCTGGTGGGGGAGAACAGCGTGGTGAAGGTGGCTGACTTTGGGCTGAGCAGGCTGATGACGGGGGACACGTACACGGCCCACGCCGGAGCCAAGTTCCCCATCAAGTGGACCGCCCCCGAGAGCCTGGCCTACAACACCTTTTCTATCAAGTCTGATGTGTGGG CTTTCGGTGTGCTGCTGTGGGAGATAGCGACGTACGGTATGTCTCCGTACCCAGGGATCGACCTGTCTCAGGTATACGATCTGCTGGAGAAGGGCTACCGCATGGAGCAGCCAGAGGGCTGTCCGCCCAAGGTCCACGAGCTGATGAGAGCCT gctggcaATGGAGCCCGTTGGACCGACCCTCGTTTGCAGAAACCCACCAGGCTTTTGAGACAATGTTCCACGATTCCAGCATCTCCGAAG aggtaGCAGAGGAGCTGTGTAAGACTGCCTCCTCTGGCCACGGCCCGTCACCACACTCCTTCAACCACGACATGCCCCTGCTGCCCTCCAAGTCGCGCACGCTCAAGAAGCATACGGAGAACAAGGAGAACATCGAGGGGGGTCTGGATTGCAggcaggagacacacacagccagcacCCACAGCCCCTCAG GTCTGGCAGCCACTCTGCTGGCAGGGGATGGCCGGTCAGGGAGCTCTCCTGCTCTGCCTCGGAAACAGAGGGACAAATCCCCCAGCAGCCTCTTGGAGGACTCCCAGGAGACCACGTTCACACGGGACCGCAAGGCTGGCTTCTTCAGTTCTTTCATGAAGAAGAAGTCTTCCTCCAACTCTCCCTCCTCCCAGCTGCAGCAGAGCCTGCCTACACCGCCCAAGAGGAGCAGCTCGTTCAGGGAGATGGAGACCCAGCCTCACAAGAAGTATGAGCCCACGACTGGCTTCAGCGCACCTCCTCCCCCCCTTCCCCAGGCAGATGGCCTGGGCTTTTCACCGTCCCACGGAGAGGGGAACCACATCCAGTCACGCTGCTGTGGAGCCACTTTTGGACAAAAGGCCTCTGCCAACCACACCTCTGGGGCCCCGCCCTCACAGGTgggcagtagtagcagcagcagctggGCAGGCCTGGCAGGCTTCTTCACCCCCCGCCTCATCAAAAAGACCTTAGGGCTACGGACTGGCAAGTCTACTGGGACCGAGGAGGGGAATGGGGGAACCAAGCCCTTCCCCAGGTCTAATTCCACCTCCTCCATGTCTGCAGGGCTGCCTGACCTGGAGAGGATGGCTCTGACTTTACCCAGGAACCGCAGTAAGCCTCCTCTAGAGCGCACTGCCTCCACCACCTCGCAGCCTGAGAACGGGGCAGCACACACCTCTGAGACCCTTCTCCGTAAGATGGATGAGGGCACAGCTCAGATCAGGGACCGGCCTAAAGCCAAGCTGCTTCCCCGAGTGGTGGGGGGGAGCTCTGGGGTGGTGAGAGCTCCTGGCGTTGGGAGTGAGGCAGATTCATATTGTCCCTCGGGGACCCTACGGGGTAGGGAGGTTCAGGAGGCAGGAGGACAGGACCGTCAGGGATGGTCGTCCCCCTCCAAAACAGTGGGATCGGGCCTGTCAGCGGCTCCACACAACCACAAGGTTCCAGTGCTGATCTCGCCCACACTCAAGCATGGCTCGGCCGATGTGCACCTGGTGGGGATGGACTCTCAGGGGAATCGCTTCAAACTACTATCAGAGCATCAGGCGGACCGGGACCGACCACGGCTGGTCAAGCCTAAATGTGCCCCACCTCCCCCTCCCACTCTGCGCCTCCTTGGACACTCCTACAGCGGGGATGGAGAGGAGCAGGTCGGGGTGGCTGTGGAGGTCAATGGTGATGGGGTGAAAAGGCCGGGAAGAGTAAGGGAAGTTGGAACAGGGAGACCGTCAGTGCCGCCACCACAAGTGCCTCCACCTCcttcagcctcctcttcctctgccaACAACACTACCCCTACTAAGATGGCTAACGGTGCCACCAGCACTGGCTCATCCACAGTCCCCTCTGGTGGCTCTAAGCTTCTGCGTCGGACTCGGCAGCAGGCAGAGAGGGTTCAACCGGAGAAGATCAGTAAGGAGGCTCTGCTGGAGTGTGCTGAGTGCCTGAGAGGTGCCCTCCACAGCAGCCCTGAGCCCTCCTCCAGCAGCCAGGTCCTAGACGCTGCTCATCAGCTGCTAGACTACTGCTCAGGCTACGTGGACTGCATCCCACAGATGCGGAACAAGTTTGCCTTCCGGGAGGCCGTGGGCAAATTAGAGCTCAGTTTGCAGGAGCTGCGGGCATCGTCCTCCTCTGGAAGCGGAGGAGCATTCAGTGGCCCAGGGGCTAGCCCTGCTCTGGACAACTTGCACACCTGCATCAAGGAAATTAGTGATGTGGTTCAGAGGTAG
- the LOC115158396 gene encoding tyrosine-protein kinase ABL2 isoform X4 gives MYWELWLSQLTATDLQHMLVGNKEALHRPFGLDSAALTEAVRWSSKENLLGAAESDPNLFVALYDFVASGDNTLSITKGEKLRVLGYNQNGEWSEVRSKNGQGWVPSNYITPVNSLEKHSWYHGPVSRSAAEYLLSSLINGSFLVRESESSPGQLSISLRYEGRVYHYRINTASDGKVYVTAESRFSTLAELVHHHSTVADGLVTTLHYPAPKCNKPTVYGVSPIHDKWEMERTDITMKHKLGGGQYGEVYVGVWKKYNLTVAVKTLKEDTMEVEEFLKEAAVMKEVKHPNLVQLLGVCTLEPPFYIVTEYMPHGNLLDYLRECDREEVNAVVLLYMATQISSAMEYLEKKNFIHRDLAARNCLVGENSVVKVADFGLSRLMTGDTYTAHAGAKFPIKWTAPESLAYNTFSIKSDVWAFGVLLWEIATYGMSPYPGIDLSQVYDLLEKGYRMEQPEGCPPKVHELMRACWQWSPLDRPSFAETHQAFETMFHDSSISEEVAEELCKTASSGHGPSPHSFNHDMPLLPSKSRTLKKHTENKENIEGGLDCRQETHTASTHSPSGLAATLLAGDGRSGSSPALPRKQRDKSPSSLLEDSQETTFTRDRKAGFFSSFMKKKSSSNSPSSQLQQSLPTPPKRSSSFREMETQPHKKYEPTTGFSAPPPPLPQADGLGFSPSHGEGNHIQSRCCGATFGQKASANHTSGAPPSQVGSSSSSSWAGLAGFFTPRLIKKTLGLRTGKSTGTEEGNGGTKPFPRSNSTSSMSAGLPDLERMALTLPRNRSKPPLERTASTTSQPENGAAHTSETLLRKMDEGTAQIRDRPKAKLLPRVVGGSSGVVRAPGVGSEADSYCPSGTLRGREVQEAGGQDRQGWSSPSKTVGSGLSAAPHNHKVPVLISPTLKHGSADVHLVGMDSQGNRFKLLSEHQADRDRPRLVKPKCAPPPPPTLRLLGHSYSGDGEEQVGVAVEVNGDGVKRPGRVREVGTGRPSVPPPQVPPPPSASSSSANNTTPTKMANGATSTGSSTVPSGGSKLLRRTRQQAERVQPEKISKEALLECAECLRGALHSSPEPSSSSQVLDAAHQLLDYCSGYVDCIPQMRNKFAFREAVGKLELSLQELRASSSSGSGGAFSGPGASPALDNLHTCIKEISDVVQR, from the exons ATGTACTGGGAGCTGTGGCTGAGCCAGTTGACAGCGACAGACCTGCAGCATATGCTGGTGGGGAACAAAG aGGCCCTCCACCGGCCCTTCGGCCTGGACTCGGCAGCGTTGACGGAGGCGGTGCGCTGGAGCTCCAAGGAGAACTTGCTGGGTGCTGCCGAGAGCGACCCTAACCTCTTTGTTGCACTTTATGACTTTGTTGCCAGTGGCGACAACACACTGAGCATTACAAAAG GTGAGAAGCTGAGGGTGCTAGGCTACAACCAGAATGGGGAGTGGAGCGAGGTGCGCTCCAAGAACGGCCAGGGCTGGGTGCCAAGCAACTACATCACGCCCGTCAACAGCCTGGAGAAGCACAGCTGGTACCACGGGCCCGTTTCGCGCAGCGCTGCAGAATACCTGCTAAGCAGCCTCATCAACGGCAGCTTCCTGGTCCGCGAGAGCGAGAGCAGCCCAGGACAGCTGTCGATCTCCCTGCGCTACGAGGGGCGTGTCTACCACTACCGCATCAACACCGCCTCAGATGGCAAG GTTTACGTCACAGCAGAGAGCCGCTTCAGCACCCTGGCCGAACTGGTCCACCACCACTCCACCGTGGCCGACGGCCTGGTCACCACGCTCCACTACCCGGCACCCAAGTGCAACAAGCCCACCGTCTACGGTGTGTCACCCATCCACGACAAGTGGGAGATGGAGCGCACCGACATCACCATGAAGCACAAGCTGGGAGGGGGGCAGTACGGAGAGGTGTACGTGGGAGTCTGGAAGAAATACAACCTCACCGTCGCAGTCAAAACACTCAAG GAGGACACTATGGAGGTGGAGGAATTCCTGAAAGAGGCAGCAGTCATGAAGGAGGTGAAACATCCCAACCTGGTGCAGCTGCTAG GTGTGTGTACGTTGGAGCCTCCCTTCTACATCGTGACAGAGTACATGCCCCACGGCAACCTGCTGGACTACCTGAGGGAGTGTGACCGGGAGGAGGTGAATGCTGTGGTGCTGCTCTACATGGCCACGCAGATCTCCTCCGCCATGGAGTACCTGGAGAAGAAGAACTTCATCCACCGGGACCTGGCGGCCAGGAACTGTCTGGTGGGGGAGAACAGCGTGGTGAAGGTGGCTGACTTTGGGCTGAGCAGGCTGATGACGGGGGACACGTACACGGCCCACGCCGGAGCCAAGTTCCCCATCAAGTGGACCGCCCCCGAGAGCCTGGCCTACAACACCTTTTCTATCAAGTCTGATGTGTGGG CTTTCGGTGTGCTGCTGTGGGAGATAGCGACGTACGGTATGTCTCCGTACCCAGGGATCGACCTGTCTCAGGTATACGATCTGCTGGAGAAGGGCTACCGCATGGAGCAGCCAGAGGGCTGTCCGCCCAAGGTCCACGAGCTGATGAGAGCCT gctggcaATGGAGCCCGTTGGACCGACCCTCGTTTGCAGAAACCCACCAGGCTTTTGAGACAATGTTCCACGATTCCAGCATCTCCGAAG aggtaGCAGAGGAGCTGTGTAAGACTGCCTCCTCTGGCCACGGCCCGTCACCACACTCCTTCAACCACGACATGCCCCTGCTGCCCTCCAAGTCGCGCACGCTCAAGAAGCATACGGAGAACAAGGAGAACATCGAGGGGGGTCTGGATTGCAggcaggagacacacacagccagcacCCACAGCCCCTCAG GTCTGGCAGCCACTCTGCTGGCAGGGGATGGCCGGTCAGGGAGCTCTCCTGCTCTGCCTCGGAAACAGAGGGACAAATCCCCCAGCAGCCTCTTGGAGGACTCCCAGGAGACCACGTTCACACGGGACCGCAAGGCTGGCTTCTTCAGTTCTTTCATGAAGAAGAAGTCTTCCTCCAACTCTCCCTCCTCCCAGCTGCAGCAGAGCCTGCCTACACCGCCCAAGAGGAGCAGCTCGTTCAGGGAGATGGAGACCCAGCCTCACAAGAAGTATGAGCCCACGACTGGCTTCAGCGCACCTCCTCCCCCCCTTCCCCAGGCAGATGGCCTGGGCTTTTCACCGTCCCACGGAGAGGGGAACCACATCCAGTCACGCTGCTGTGGAGCCACTTTTGGACAAAAGGCCTCTGCCAACCACACCTCTGGGGCCCCGCCCTCACAGGTgggcagtagtagcagcagcagctggGCAGGCCTGGCAGGCTTCTTCACCCCCCGCCTCATCAAAAAGACCTTAGGGCTACGGACTGGCAAGTCTACTGGGACCGAGGAGGGGAATGGGGGAACCAAGCCCTTCCCCAGGTCTAATTCCACCTCCTCCATGTCTGCAGGGCTGCCTGACCTGGAGAGGATGGCTCTGACTTTACCCAGGAACCGCAGTAAGCCTCCTCTAGAGCGCACTGCCTCCACCACCTCGCAGCCTGAGAACGGGGCAGCACACACCTCTGAGACCCTTCTCCGTAAGATGGATGAGGGCACAGCTCAGATCAGGGACCGGCCTAAAGCCAAGCTGCTTCCCCGAGTGGTGGGGGGGAGCTCTGGGGTGGTGAGAGCTCCTGGCGTTGGGAGTGAGGCAGATTCATATTGTCCCTCGGGGACCCTACGGGGTAGGGAGGTTCAGGAGGCAGGAGGACAGGACCGTCAGGGATGGTCGTCCCCCTCCAAAACAGTGGGATCGGGCCTGTCAGCGGCTCCACACAACCACAAGGTTCCAGTGCTGATCTCGCCCACACTCAAGCATGGCTCGGCCGATGTGCACCTGGTGGGGATGGACTCTCAGGGGAATCGCTTCAAACTACTATCAGAGCATCAGGCGGACCGGGACCGACCACGGCTGGTCAAGCCTAAATGTGCCCCACCTCCCCCTCCCACTCTGCGCCTCCTTGGACACTCCTACAGCGGGGATGGAGAGGAGCAGGTCGGGGTGGCTGTGGAGGTCAATGGTGATGGGGTGAAAAGGCCGGGAAGAGTAAGGGAAGTTGGAACAGGGAGACCGTCAGTGCCGCCACCACAAGTGCCTCCACCTCcttcagcctcctcttcctctgccaACAACACTACCCCTACTAAGATGGCTAACGGTGCCACCAGCACTGGCTCATCCACAGTCCCCTCTGGTGGCTCTAAGCTTCTGCGTCGGACTCGGCAGCAGGCAGAGAGGGTTCAACCGGAGAAGATCAGTAAGGAGGCTCTGCTGGAGTGTGCTGAGTGCCTGAGAGGTGCCCTCCACAGCAGCCCTGAGCCCTCCTCCAGCAGCCAGGTCCTAGACGCTGCTCATCAGCTGCTAGACTACTGCTCAGGCTACGTGGACTGCATCCCACAGATGCGGAACAAGTTTGCCTTCCGGGAGGCCGTGGGCAAATTAGAGCTCAGTTTGCAGGAGCTGCGGGCATCGTCCTCCTCTGGAAGCGGAGGAGCATTCAGTGGCCCAGGGGCTAGCCCTGCTCTGGACAACTTGCACACCTGCATCAAGGAAATTAGTGATGTGGTTCAGAGGTAG